In Rhizobium sp. WSM4643, the following are encoded in one genomic region:
- a CDS encoding NAD(P)H-hydrate dehydratase yields the protein MIKNLSDLLLTPAEMAAVDTAAAASGIDSFALMERAGAAVAAAALCLHPGALRFVALCGPGNNGGDAYVAARHLQQSGARVALFHLGDPVRLKGDAARARRSCALEGQGLDLYRPETGDVVIDGLFGAGLGRAVSADVRALIGRVTQAAIPVLAIDLPSGLDGRTGKVLGAAFRACNTITFMTRKPGHLLMPGRELCGELEVFDIGIPARIVRAEAGGAIAENTPDAWKRVLPAEQLETHKYKRGHLVVFSGEADKTGAARMSAISGLKAGAGLVTIAAPRAAMAANAAHLTAVMLHAIDDEADLGDWLSDKRLQTFVLGPGFGIGARARGFVSALADRHLVLDADGISSFKDDPQQLFDLFEGEPRLVLTPHEGEFARLFPDIGGDEALGKVDKALAAARRANAAIIYKGADTVIAAPDGRALINTNAPVWLATAGSGDVLAGIIGGLLAQGLPAFEAAAAGVWLHGEAGQRAGKGLTAEELAAEVLPF from the coding sequence ATGATCAAAAACCTGTCCGACCTTCTTCTCACGCCGGCCGAAATGGCCGCCGTCGATACGGCCGCAGCCGCATCCGGCATCGATTCCTTCGCCCTGATGGAAAGGGCAGGCGCCGCGGTTGCCGCCGCGGCTCTGTGCCTTCATCCCGGAGCGCTGCGCTTCGTCGCGCTTTGCGGGCCCGGCAACAATGGCGGCGACGCCTATGTCGCAGCACGTCATCTGCAGCAGAGCGGGGCGAGGGTGGCGCTCTTCCACCTCGGTGATCCCGTGAGGCTGAAGGGCGACGCCGCCCGCGCCCGCAGGAGCTGCGCATTGGAGGGACAAGGACTCGACCTCTATCGGCCCGAAACCGGCGACGTCGTCATCGATGGCCTGTTCGGGGCGGGGCTTGGTCGCGCGGTGTCGGCCGATGTGCGCGCGCTGATCGGCCGCGTCACGCAGGCCGCTATTCCCGTGCTCGCCATCGATCTGCCCTCCGGCCTCGATGGCCGCACCGGCAAGGTGCTGGGTGCTGCCTTCCGGGCCTGCAACACCATCACCTTCATGACCCGCAAGCCCGGCCATCTGCTGATGCCGGGCAGGGAGCTTTGCGGTGAATTGGAGGTCTTCGACATCGGTATCCCCGCTCGTATCGTCAGGGCTGAAGCGGGGGGTGCCATCGCCGAGAACACGCCGGATGCCTGGAAGCGCGTGTTGCCGGCCGAGCAGTTGGAAACCCACAAATACAAGCGCGGTCATCTGGTCGTCTTCTCAGGCGAGGCCGACAAGACGGGTGCCGCGCGCATGTCGGCGATCTCGGGTCTGAAGGCCGGCGCCGGCCTGGTGACGATCGCCGCCCCCCGCGCGGCGATGGCCGCCAATGCGGCGCATCTCACCGCCGTCATGCTGCATGCCATCGACGACGAGGCCGACCTCGGCGACTGGCTCTCCGACAAGCGGCTGCAGACCTTCGTCCTCGGCCCCGGTTTCGGCATCGGCGCCAGGGCGCGCGGCTTCGTCTCGGCCCTTGCCGATCGCCATCTGGTGCTTGATGCCGACGGCATCTCTTCGTTCAAGGACGATCCGCAACAGCTGTTTGATCTTTTCGAGGGTGAGCCGCGGCTGGTGCTGACGCCGCACGAAGGCGAATTCGCGCGGCTCTTTCCCGATATCGGCGGCGACGAAGCGCTCGGCAAGGTGGACAAGGCCTTGGCCGCTGCCCGCCGCGCCAATGCCGCGATTATCTACAAAGGCGCCGATACCGTCATCGCCGCGCCAGACGGCCGTGCGCTCATCAACACCAACGCTCCCGTCTGGCTTGCCACCGCCGGTTCCGGCGACGTACTTGCCGGCATCATCGGCGGATTGCTCGCCCAGGGCCTGCCGGCCTTCGAGGCCGCGGCTGCCGGCGTCTGGCTGCATGGAGAGGCAGGTCAACGCGCCGGCAAAGGGCTGACGGCAGAGGAGCTTGCTGCCGAAGTATTGCCGTTTTAA
- a CDS encoding DUF808 domain-containing protein gives MSIGLIALLDDIAALAKVAAASLDDIAGQAAKAGAKAAGVVIDDAAVTPRYVTGFSAARELPIIGKITLGSLKNKLLILLPAALILSLVAPQAITPLLMIGGLYLCYEGVEKVYELVLPHAAHAHESALETTSLDAKSLEDEKVAGAIKTDFILSAEIMAITLAAVPSGSMFTQAVILAVVGLGITIMVYGGVALIVKADDLGLMLARVRTASPMGAALRSIGEGLVTGMPYFLKVLGIVGTAAMIWVGGGIIVHGLEAYGISGLAHLIHEAGEATAHAVPVLASVLRWVVEAAGAGIVGSVAGLIAIPVTGYAVSPIWRYLKSLLPRRRKEALANGKK, from the coding sequence ATGAGTATTGGCCTGATCGCCCTACTTGATGATATCGCGGCATTGGCCAAGGTGGCTGCGGCGTCGCTCGACGATATTGCCGGCCAGGCTGCCAAGGCGGGCGCGAAAGCGGCTGGCGTCGTCATTGATGATGCGGCCGTCACACCCCGCTACGTCACCGGATTTTCGGCAGCACGCGAATTGCCGATCATCGGCAAGATCACGCTCGGCTCGCTGAAGAACAAGCTTCTGATCCTGCTTCCGGCAGCACTGATCCTGAGCCTTGTCGCACCGCAGGCGATCACGCCGCTGCTGATGATTGGCGGGCTTTATCTCTGCTACGAGGGTGTGGAAAAAGTCTACGAACTGGTGCTGCCGCATGCAGCCCATGCCCATGAATCGGCACTCGAGACGACAAGCCTCGATGCCAAATCGCTAGAAGACGAGAAGGTTGCTGGCGCAATCAAGACGGATTTCATCCTGTCGGCCGAAATCATGGCGATTACGCTCGCCGCGGTGCCCTCAGGCAGCATGTTCACGCAAGCCGTCATCCTTGCCGTTGTTGGACTGGGTATCACGATCATGGTCTATGGCGGCGTGGCGCTTATCGTGAAAGCCGATGATCTGGGTCTGATGCTGGCGCGTGTGCGGACGGCATCTCCGATGGGTGCCGCCTTGCGTTCGATCGGGGAGGGGCTTGTCACAGGCATGCCTTATTTTCTGAAAGTGCTCGGCATCGTCGGAACGGCCGCCATGATCTGGGTCGGCGGCGGCATCATCGTTCATGGCCTCGAAGCCTATGGCATCAGTGGCCTTGCGCATCTGATCCACGAGGCCGGCGAGGCGACTGCGCATGCGGTTCCCGTTCTGGCATCGGTGCTGCGCTGGGTCGTCGAGGCCGCAGGCGCGGGTATCGTCGGTAGCGTCGCCGGCTTGATCGCAATTCCGGTCACAGGCTACGCCGTCTCGCCGATATGGCGGTACCTCAAATCGCTCCTGCCGCGCCGGCGGAAAGAGGCGCTGGCGAACGGGAAGAAATGA